Sequence from the Longibacter salinarum genome:
AAGAGAAAGTCATCCGCTCTCTTCAAAAACCTGAAAAGGCGGGTTTCGCAAATATGATTCAGCGTTCAGCAAGTAATGTCGAGACCCAGAACCAAGAGGGTGAAACCATACAGAGAACGGGTTTGAAAGTAGAAGTCAATCGCGTAAACCGTATTTTTGAGTTCATCACTCAAGGGCTGCTGTACCTGGAGGAGAAAATGTACGTGGAAGCGAATTTCTCGGTTGTCAGTACATTCGGACATGAAGAAGATACGGATGCGGGCAAGAAACTTATTGGCCGGATTAATAGTGATCTTGTGAATCTTCCCTGGACGCAGATTGGAGACAACGGTGTTTTTAGGTACCGGTACAAACCAGTCGAAGAGCTACCCAGATCGATTTGGGAAATGGAAATATACAATGGTGAAAGTGTAGTCACTTTTGTCAGTAAGAAGGAGGATAGTTGAAACACATAACCCAACGCTGCTGCTGACAACGGGCGTCAGCTAAATCCGTGAGGGTAGCGTCTGCAGCGCTTCTTCCGCAAGTTATCATTGCCCGTTGCAGCAGAGCTCTTTCCTTATGTGTACTTGCGCTGATGGCTGACTTAGAAGAAAACTTAGAGCGGCCTCCAGACTACGGTTCGCTGCAGTTTTCTGTGGAGGGTCAACCGGCATCTCTTCAGTCCAGTAGTAGCAGTAGGCAAGAAGTGAAAAGCAGAGTCTCCAAAAAATTGGAGGGTGTTCAGTATTTGCTATCCGATGACGTACAAGTTGAAATCCGCTGGTTCATCCACGAGCGCGATCGGTATGAAAGTGATGCTGCGCCCGATATAGACAACATTCTGAAGCCCCTCATGGATGCCCTATGCGGTGCAGATGGACTGATCGTCGATGACTGCCAAGTTCAGGCTGTAAGTTGTTACTGGCTTGACTCGTATGATGGATCACAACGTCTTGAGTTTTCAATCGACTACAGTCCTGAATCTTGGGTTAAGAAGGGCGGTCTTTGCTTCATTCACCTTGGTGACGGACTGTGCTACCCGTTACCAGGAGGTCTAAGTGTTAGACAGTCGAAATTTATGACGCAGATGATCAAGACGATGGTTGAAATGAGGGATGAATTCGAAGAGCTCGATGCAGATTACTATCAATCTAAGATGTTAATGCCGAGTCAGCGGGCCTTCCATCGGACGAGAGTGGCGTCAGAATTCGAAGTTTTAGAAGCTGAGGACATCTTGAACTAAACCTTACACATAACCCCACGCTGCTGCTGACGAAGGGCGGAGCCGATTTCCGGCGCCGCAGAATCCACTGCCGGGCTCGTACCTTTTCTTGCCCTTCGCAGCAGAGCTCTCCCGTTAGATACTCTCTTCAAAGTCAAGCGGCGGTGAGCACTTTTTCGGGCACTCTGTAGAACTTCTCGCCTTGGAAGTCTTGGCCGTGTTTGAGCATGCCGTAGATCGCGTGCAGGAGTTTGCGCATCACCGCCACGACGGCCACGATTGGCTTCTTCCCACGCCCGGTGAGTTTCTCGTAGAATGCGGCCACGTTGGGCTCCCAGCGGATGCTTACCAGGGCCGGCATGTAGAGCGCGTGCCGGAGCCGAGCGTTGCCCACCTTTGAGATTCGTTCCGGTCGGTCAACCGAGCTGCCAGACTGATGTCGGCGCGGGTCAAGCCCGGCGTAGGCGACCCACTCGCGCACGGTCATATCGTCGGGTAGGAGCGCAATCTCGGCCAGGATCAACAGCGCGCTCTTCTCGGCGATGCCTCGGATTGAGGTCAGGTGATCCAGAGCGACCTTCAGGCGCTCGGACTTGGCAGTGACCTTCATGGCCTGCCGTGTCAGTTCGGCAATGCGGCGGTCAAGATGACGAACGTTGACCTCAATATCGTTGACGACGACGGCAGAACTTGTCCGGCTCTGCTGGGCGGCGTGCAGGCGGTTCTTCTCGCGCGTCCGTTCGACGGTAAGTGCCTGGATCCGCCGCGCAATCGCTCGGAGGTCCAGCACGGCGCGTTCGGGAGGCGTCCATGCCCTAAATGGCATGCGGCGCGCGAATGCGCAGATGACGACCGCATCCGAGCGATCCGTTTTCGAGCGCTCTACGAGGGCATCGCGGAAGCGGCTCATGGCGCGCGGGTTGGCAACCATGACATCGGCGCTTCCAGACGCGTGGAGGGCGAGAGCGAGATCGAGGCTGTACAGGCCACTGGCTTCCAGACAAACCCGCACGGCATCGTCGGTGCCTAGCCAATGGATCAGCTGTTGGTGTCCGTCGGCGTCGTTGGCAAAGCGCCGCGTCTTGCGCTTGTCATCGGTCCGGTCGAGACAGACGTCGAGATGGTCCTTGCTGACATCGATCCCAGCGAAGGTGGACGGAGGATAGCGCCGTGGGTGGTGGTTGTGCATGAGCGCGTCTCATCGTATGCTTTAAGAGAAGTGAATGGCCGGTCGGTCCCGCCCTGCGCTTCCTGCCTGCGGATATTGCACGATGCAGGATCTGACGAAGGCGCTGCTACGCCGTCAGGCCTTGGATACTCCTCAGCATGGGCAGGAGCCGGGGCGGGGGGACGGGTCTAACGGTCAAGCTCAACGGGCCTGCCGAAGGCAAGCCGCTCTGGCTTCATGCCGCTGCAGTCTGCCCGGCCCCGGCAAGCTACGAACTCAGCTTACACCTGCCCACTTCCGAGATACAATGCCGAGGTTGGTTGACCGAAAAGGAGTCGATAGATACGTTTCCTGTCAAGCACTATCGGCTTTCCTCTCAGTACCTATTTTTAGACTCTTCCATCCAATGGATAAGCGATTTGGCGGTGCATTTCTTGGCGTTATCATTTATAAAGCGATCGCTTGGTCAATTGCCCCAGCGGCCTCCGAGTGGTCGACCGAGGCTCTTGAGGCTGTCGCGATTGCCCTTTTTGTGACAGCGGTCCTAGAGCTGCAGGACTGGTGGCTCAGTAAGAGCGACACTACGACCGATGAGACCAAGGTCAGTGAGGCAACTTAACCCAAGGTGAGACCGGTGACGGGGCGCAGATGACCCGACAAGACAAATTTAGATAGAAGGCTTCCTCGGATACCGAAAAGCTGGGACACAGCACGGCATACCCCCACACTGTAGTTGCCGAAGGGCCAGTGCCAGTTTCGAGCGAGATGCATGGGGCGATTTCGCTGTCGCTACATGGAAGTGTAGGGCCGAGCCAATGCGTGCTTAGGGAACGGCGTTGGTTGATCGACATGCCGGAATACCGAGCTTTTTCCTTACCCTTTGCGAACGAATCGATTCCGTTACACAGCAAGACACTAAATCTTCTGACATGGCTTCGTGCTGGACGTACTGCAGCGCCGTTGCTCTTCTTCTATCGGTTTTTCCGACTTTTTCCTTCGCGCAAACGCCACAAGAGTCGATCGACGTGCCCATAGCCCCCCGCGTGGACACGACCGACGCTGACGTCAAGCAGGTGTACCAGCTCTGGCGGTCGTACCTGAGGTCCCGGCCGGACTCGGTCTACGACAATCCGCACTGGTCAGAGGAGGAGAAAGAACGCTACGCGGATTTCGACATCTCCAGGCGCTGGACATACGGCTACGAAGTCGGCGGAAGGAGCATTCACGAGACATACGGACTCAAACCGCGCGTCTTGAGCATCGAGCGGCAGGACAGCCTCTACGCCATCCGTACGCTCTACGCGCCGGATGACCTCGCTCATGCGCAAGAAATCTATTCGCTCCAACGCGTCTATGCCGGAAAGGAAAACGGCGCATGGAAGCTGTACAACGCCCTGTCGGTTCGTACGAAAGACTGGAACCGGGCGCGCGCGGGCGCTCTTCGCTACATCTATCCGCCCGGTCACACCCTCAACGAAAAAGCGGCGGAGCGGTCCGCTGCCTTCGTAGATTCGTTGGAGCAGGCATACGATCTTCCCGAGACCGAGCCGATCACCTACTACGTAGCGCGCAGCTACGACGAGATGGCCAGGATCAGCGGTCTCGACTACGCCTGGGACGGCAATGACGGGCGCGCCTACCTGGTCAACCGTCAAATCTTTGTCGGCACGGCTTCGGCGTCGTACCCGCACGAGCTGGTCCATATGGTATTTGCGGACTACGACCTTCACCCGCTCATTAGCGAAGGACTCGCTACGTACCTCGGAGGGATCGGAGATCAGTCTTTTCACGAACTGGTCGCAGACGTCGATCAACGCGTCCAGCAGAATGATCTTACGCTCGAGAGGATGATCAGCGGCCGAGGCGTGCGAGCGAGGACGCGCTACGTAGGTGGAGCCGTGCTCGTCAAAGCGGCCGACGAAGATGGAAACGAGACGCTAACGACGTTTCTATCGCTTGCGAACTCGAAATCGGGAATCTTTGAAGCGATGGAGCAGGTGCTGGGCGTAGAACGCGAAGAAGCATCCGGGTTTTGGCAACAGAAACTGCGTGAGTACAGCCGCCAATAAAGGTTGCAGCATAACCCCGCTCTTCTGTTGGCGAAGGGCTGCGGCCAAAATTCAGCCGGTCGCGTCTCCTACGCCACATTCGTGCTTGGCGGTGCCCTTCGCAGCAGCCCACTATCGTTGTATAGCCGAACGAGCGAAAGCATTGTGAGTCCGTTCGAGTATCTGCTTCCGCTGACATCTGTCCTTGTCGGACTTGCCATAGCTGATTTAGCAACAAGTCTGCACCGGCTCCTTGAGGCACGGCGTCGTGTCCAGTGGGACTGGCTTCCTCTCCTGGCCGCGCTCCTAGCCCTTCTTGCTGTCCTCGATCTCTGGTGGGGTTTCTACGGCTACACGGGTCGTAGCGAGTGGGAGTTTGCTCAATTCCTCCCGATATTCGTTCAACTGGTCATTCTTTTTCTGCTCTGCGCTTCCGCTCTGCCGGACGAGGTTCCATCCGACGACGGACTGGATCTGCATGTGTTCTACCAGTCGAACGGTTCGTATTTTTGGTTTCTATATGCTGCGTATATATTTTCTATCCTCGCTCAAGACGCATTCACGTACGCCGCGTCTGGCTTGCCGGAGCAGATGAGCACCGTGTCGGTGCTTGCGGGTTCTATCCCCAACCTTTTACTGATTGCGCTATTCGTGGGGCTTGCCCTCGTGCATCGGCGCTGGCTCCACATGGTAGCCGTACCCGGTTTGATCGTGTACCAGATTGTTGAATGGTCCGGACGAGTTCTTTGAAACGGTCGGACGCTGCAGTTCAATGCCGGGGAAATGGAAAGAAATGTCTTCCCGGCCACGTCGGCTGAGGTTTTTCGCTATGCCAGTGAAATCTTCTTTTTAACCATCCTCGCTCAATTCCGATGAGAAGCTATGCCCACCCGCTCGCTGTTGTTGACGCTTCCGCTTCTGGTCTGCCTTTTTCTCGCGGAGCCGGTTCAAGAAGCATCTGCCCAAACTGCTGATCAAGCGGTGTCCGATGAGACGGCGTACGTCGTGTCCTATTTCGGGGCAACGTCTGCGGCCCATGCAACCGCTCTGAAGTGATTCAGAACCTGTTTGGCGAACAGCCCTCGGCGATCCAGGCGTACGGACCTCCTGCCGGTCGGTCCTCGCGGTGCTTGCAGGACTAGGATCGGTTGATCTCGTGTATCCTGTTTGCTGTGTCAATGCGAACGGATCATCGTCGGCCCGATGATCGGCATGAACGACCGCGCTTCGTTCTTTGCAAATCTTCCTCCATAAAGGTGGTTCAGGCCGTCAAATCCATCGAGTCGAAGTGTGAGAGCATCCGCGCCCTCTCGCCTGCAAAGTTTGTCATGGTGGCCATGGACACGGACATCGAGGAAGGTATCGCGTTTCTCAAAAAGTATGGCTCCTGGGACGAGGTTTCTGTTGGAAGCTTCTACCGAAACCAACCCATGATGCGCCATGTCAACACGCTGGAGGTTCTCGGCGTGCCGGGGGCATTGTGTAAAAGAACACCGACGAGGACGCTGGGCAGGGAACGACGACGCGGAAGGATACGGAGCGGGTAGCACTAGGAATGGGTGGGGAGGGCATGGTCGCCTGGGCAAAGAACCATTTCCCGCTCGAAACAAATTAGCATGAGGAAACAGACAACAGTGGCGTCTGAGCGAGGGCGTCGTCTTCGTCGGTGACGAAAAGCACCTGCGCCGGGTGGAGGCTCGCTGCCTAAGGCCAGGGTTTTCATTCCTCATAGACCCACCGCGGTCGTATCACAAATTCGAGGTCTGTATCCATGATTGGAGATCAGAAATGACGATATTGACGCGCTTGCTCGGCCCTCTTCTCTTCGCCACGCTCGTCGCCGGTGGCGCACTCGTCGGGGCCGGGTGCGACGGACAGGGAGGTGGAATGCAGGAAAGGGACAGGCAGGAGGACGACCCTGCCGCCGTCTCCTATGAATTGAAGGCCCAGCCCAATGACGGGGCGTTCCCGCTCGGTCGGAGCGGGCAAGTGACGTTTTACGACCTGGGCGGCGACTCCACCCTCGTCACGTTAGACCTAGCTGCGAGCTTGAATCGGCGCCCTGAACCGGGGCCTCCACAGGTATCCTTCGCCACGTCCATCCGCCGCGGCCGTGTGTCACGGGGAGGGGAGCGGATCTATCGCTTGAGCCCTATCGACGCGCGGACGACTGCCCTTGAGAGCGCACGCTTGGTGATGGAACCGATCGACGCATTCCTGAATCTCGACGGACACGTGCAGATTCGCGAACGTATCGCGGATACCACGGTCATCTCTCAGGGAAACATCGGGACGAACGCAGACGGTGTCACGAGGGACGCCGGGCTCGAACTCGTCACAGACCCGCGGACGCTCGTGCTCGATCTCCACGCTGTGCCGAACGAGGGGCGTGCCGTGCCGGATGGACGTGCCGGTACCGTCCGGTTTCGAGAGTTGACTCATGGGAAAACGCTGGTAACGGTCGCACTGGATCCTGCACCGTCCTCCGGCTCGACCGGAGCCGACGTGGCTCATCCGGTTTACATCCGCGGGAAGAGTGCGTCGGGGGGCGTCGACATCACGCTGGCGCTGAGCCCGATCAGTGGGATGGACCCTGCGGCGAGAAGCTCCAGGATCATCCGAAAACGGTTCGAGGTCTTCACCGACATCGACGGGCACGTCACTGTGCACGAGAGCAACGCGAATCGGTCGATCATTCTCGCCCGCGGCAACATCGAGGCAACGGCGTCGCCCTCTGGCAACGATGGCTCGGAGAACGACGGTCCCATGCAGGATGAATAGGAAGGTTGGTACTGGGAAGCGGATCGCATCCGTGAGAACCTGTTTGGGGGATGGGTCTCAAATACGTAAGCTCGGGCGTGCATGTCTATTCGCAGGCCCGATCGTAATCCTATGGCACGTGTGCTAAAGCCACGGTGCGCGAAACGAACGAGGCCTGGTTCGTAGGCGTCTCGAGGACCCGCCGTCGGGACGTCCGTCCTTCTGGATGACCGACGGCTGTCCGCCAAACAGGCTTTTTAGACTTCACGATCTATGGAGTGGGGACGCCCCTAGTGCGATCCCACCGTGCTGTAGCTGACGAGGCGTGCAGGTCGAGCGTAACGCTGGAGCAAGACGCGATATGGGTCCGGGAAACAATACTTGTGGCGCCATCCTTAACTTCCCGAACCATTGTGTTATAGAACAATGCTTTCTACCGTGCAGTTTAGTGTTGTAAAATATCTATGTATTGCTCTGTCGTTGTTTGTTCTTGCGTCCAGCAGCGGGTGCGATCTCTCGAATCAAGGAGATTCGCCCCCCGGGAAGGTCGTACTCGGAGACACGACGGGGACGCTCGCAATTACTGGGAGAGTGGATTACGAGCACGTTGAAGGCGGCTTGTGGGTCATCGAGGGACGGAAAGCAGGTTCAGAGGCATCCAACACGTATGAACCGATGAATTTGCCCGCTATCTTTGAGGTGGATGGCCAGCGGGTGCGTGTTCGTGCAAGAGTTCGAGATGATGTAGGGAGCATCTACATGACCGGACCAACCATTGAGATTCGAAGCATCGAGTCCCGTGACTGAGAGAGGCCAAACACGAACAAAGAGAACGCCTGGTGGCTGACCGTCTTCCCGTTGTGGGCGCACGTTCGATTCCATTCCAAATGGCTTAGACCACGATGTCTCGACACCTTCCCGAAGAGAAAACAACCGTTGTGTCGACGTTCTCGAATCGCCAGGATGCGGAGATCGCCCGGGCGCGCTTGGCCGAGTATGAGATCGACGCCATGATCGTCGCCGACGACGTCCATCCTCCGTTCCAACTCACGGAGGGCGCAAAGCTTCTCGTCCTCGACCAGGAGGTAGACCGGGCCCGCCATGTTCTCGAGGAAACAAGCATGTCCGTGGATCAGGATGTCGCGTCGGACCGGTCCGCCCGGTCTACGGAGGAAAGCGCAAATTTGACATTTGGTCTGGATGGGTTCGTGCAGGCGACCGCTGGGACCTACCTAACGGTATTCGTCCTCATGGTGGCGATGATTTTGACTGGACTTCTGGTGGGACTGTAGCGAAAACCGATGGTAGCGAGAAGGTGAATGGTCTCGAAGCATTCGATTTGAATCTGAAATCTAATGCATTCATCGCTTTCCGTTCCGTTAAAGTGGGGTACCCTTCGCCGATGCCGACTGACCATTCGTGCCAATAAGCACATCGAGAGCCATTGTCGTCAGATCGGATTCAGGTGTTGCTGAACGCGTCGTTTGTCCGGGGTAGGTAGGCGAACATCTGCGATTCTCCTTGGACAGTATTGCATGTCCTCTTCGTCGGTCTCGGTTCCACCCTTCACCGCGTACCGCTCAACCGGCGTCTGCCAGCACTCATTGGACGCTCTATAGGGGGAGAAGGGCGGTGTCATACGTCGCTTTGTTTGAGCGTCCGTTCTCGTGCAGCATTTGTCGACACGTCCTGCTATACTTGGACGTGGATCTCCAGCGACCGATCGGCGATCCGTGGTGCATGCTGCGTGATGACCTTGAGAGAAACCCACGACCTATGTCAGACAACTCGTTTTCGTTGCAGATAGGGCCCCTGGTGTTGAAAAGCGACGCAATCCGGTATATCGTAGCCGGCGTGTTTTTGCTGGGCGTGATCGTCGGGTTGATGAGCATCATTCATGTCGATTCCCCGGACGCTTCTTCCGTGATCACGATGCCCCTGTTCTGGGCAAGTGCCATACCCATCGTCATCATCTTCCGTGGCATTCGGAAAGCTGATGTCGTGTCCTGAGGGGCTTAGTGCGACAGTTGAGAGGAGAAGCCCACGCCCTTTATTGCTGCTTGGAGGGTTTCCAGAACGGGCACTCTGAGATCGGAGGCAGTTCAGACGGTCGTCGCTGTATCTAATCAAATGTGTTCCTCTTAGGAACGATATCGTATGGATGAGCAGGCTATGTTTACCCTGATGGTGGACTTGCACCGAGATGGCGAACGTCAGGGCCCTGGAAGTGAGGAGGAGACGCTCCGTGCGCTCGATCTGACGCGACTTGATCAAGAGGCTGCTCTTCAGGTTGCCGATATTGGGTGTGGAACCGGCGCGTCGACCCTCGTGCTCGCGAGCCGTCTCCCGAACGCCCAAGTTACGGCCGTAGATCTGTTTCCCGAGTTTCTTGATGTCCTGTCGAGGCGTGCGCGAAAGGCCGGAGTGTCCGAACGGGTCGATCCACTGGAAGCATCAATGGAGTCTTTACCGTTTGACTCTGAGTCGTTGGACCTTATCTGGGCGGAGGGGGCCATTTACAACATGGGGTTCAGCGAGGGAATCAAAACGTGGAAACCGTTCCTGCGCCCGGGCGGAGTACTTGCGGTTTCCGAGATTACCTGGCTGCGCCCCGACCCTCCGGAGACGATTCGGCGGCATTGGAACGCCGAATATCCGCAGATTGCGACCGCTTCCGAGAAGATCAATATCCTGGAGGATGTCGGCTTTGACCTGCTGGGATACCTTGTCCTTCCGCCGAACAACTGGATCGACAACTACTACGAGCCGACCGAGAAGCGAATGCCTGCGTTTTTGGATCGGCACGACGACCGACCCGAAGCAGCACAGATCGTCGCCATGGAGCGAGAGGAGGCCGACCTATACCGGAGCTATCAGGAGTGGTATAGCTATGGATTCTACGTGGCGCGAAAACGGTGACGTCCCATCGTACCGCGAACGTTCTCACTCCGACTGTCAGGATAGAACCCCAGCCTCATGCTTATACGTTTTCCGAATGATAGTGTCGGGATCGCCCAACCCACGTCCTCGCAGCGGCTCCGAGTGGCAATAACCATCGACGATACCGGTGAGGTGGTGCCTCGTTCGTCGAAAACGACGAGGCCGTACTTGACGACCCCGCCAGCATAGAACAACGCTCTCGATGTCCTGGTCAATCTAGATTCCCCTGCGCCTCGGGTTCCCGTTGTTGCATATCCTCCGCATTACGTTCAGAACGGCATGAGCAAATGGTCAATCGAGGCGCAATTCTAATTAAGTATCGAGAGCCGGCCATCCGCTGGATTAACGAGACCGACCCCTACGATGAGCAGTTCGAGATTGGGGCGAAAGATCTTCAACAAGACCGGACGGTGTACTTGGTCTCTGAAGATGTGGTTGATGGGGAGGAAGCGGTCAACCGATGGCTTGAAGCAAATTTTGAGGAGGTCTTTGAGCATGAGTTAGGTGGATGGTACACGGATCCATCACTGTGGCCCAGCAGAAGAACATTGAAGATGTTTCGTGACTGGTTTGACGTTGAGTACCACAGCGTAATCATAGATATGGAAGGCGGGCAGATTGTCGATGACGACCTGTAGATGCATGCCAGGCTAGCGGCTCGTCTGCGGAAACGTCTCTCCGCTCTGCCCCAGTAGACTGATGTCTGATACTCGATGAACATCTGGACCCGGCGATTTCTCTATGCCATAGGTACCGTGTCGGCGGTATTTCTTCTCTATGCGATGGTGTATCAGTGGTGCATGCGAACCTTCGAAGGGG
This genomic interval carries:
- a CDS encoding class I SAM-dependent methyltransferase; the encoded protein is MDEQAMFTLMVDLHRDGERQGPGSEEETLRALDLTRLDQEAALQVADIGCGTGASTLVLASRLPNAQVTAVDLFPEFLDVLSRRARKAGVSERVDPLEASMESLPFDSESLDLIWAEGAIYNMGFSEGIKTWKPFLRPGGVLAVSEITWLRPDPPETIRRHWNAEYPQIATASEKINILEDVGFDLLGYLVLPPNNWIDNYYEPTEKRMPAFLDRHDDRPEAAQIVAMEREEADLYRSYQEWYSYGFYVARKR
- a CDS encoding RusA family crossover junction endodeoxyribonuclease yields the protein MADLEENLERPPDYGSLQFSVEGQPASLQSSSSSRQEVKSRVSKKLEGVQYLLSDDVQVEIRWFIHERDRYESDAAPDIDNILKPLMDALCGADGLIVDDCQVQAVSCYWLDSYDGSQRLEFSIDYSPESWVKKGGLCFIHLGDGLCYPLPGGLSVRQSKFMTQMIKTMVEMRDEFEELDADYYQSKMLMPSQRAFHRTRVASEFEVLEAEDILN
- a CDS encoding IS110 family transposase; the encoded protein is MHNHHPRRYPPSTFAGIDVSKDHLDVCLDRTDDKRKTRRFANDADGHQQLIHWLGTDDAVRVCLEASGLYSLDLALALHASGSADVMVANPRAMSRFRDALVERSKTDRSDAVVICAFARRMPFRAWTPPERAVLDLRAIARRIQALTVERTREKNRLHAAQQSRTSSAVVVNDIEVNVRHLDRRIAELTRQAMKVTAKSERLKVALDHLTSIRGIAEKSALLILAEIALLPDDMTVREWVAYAGLDPRRHQSGSSVDRPERISKVGNARLRHALYMPALVSIRWEPNVAAFYEKLTGRGKKPIVAVVAVMRKLLHAIYGMLKHGQDFQGEKFYRVPEKVLTAA